From the genome of Chanos chanos chromosome 5, fChaCha1.1, whole genome shotgun sequence, one region includes:
- the kcnmb2a gene encoding calcium-activated potassium channel subunit beta-2, producing the protein MFFVTGTKAGQRAGQEKSILLDLRTIYQKFRGYELMDKKRTETALKAGEDRAILLGLSMILCSVMMYFVLCITMVRSYAESVWTEESICMVLNSTITMEINCSYSCGSDCWRNSKYPCLQVYVSLNATGRVSLLSHNEESQEMTAECFYVPKCQKDHAAVHALILNISERLKSHQQVTCYFDPSEQRDSVILSRLYGSSAVFHSLFWPSCMLAGGAVIIVLVKLTQYLSILCEQIGKIQK; encoded by the exons ATGTTCTTTGTGACTGGAACAAAAGCTGGACAAAGGGCAGGACAGGAGAAAAG TATACTTTTGGATCTCAGGACAATCTACCAGAAGTTCCGGGGCTATGAGCTAATGGAtaagaagagaacagagacgGCCCTGAAGGCAGGGGAGGACAGGGCCATTCTGCTGGGCCTCAGTATGATCCTCTGCTCTGTCATGATGTACTTTGTGCTCTGCATCACCATGGTGCGCTCCTATGCTGAAAG TGTATGGACAGAAGAGAGCATATGTATGGTGTTAAACTCCACCATCACCATGGAGATCAACTGTTCATACAGCTGTGGCTCAGACTGCTGGAGGAACTCTAAATACCCCTGCCTGCAGGTCTATGTCAGCCTCAACGCCACAGGCCGGGTCAGCCTCTTGTCCCACAATGAAGAGTCACAGGAGATGACTGCTGAG TGCTTCTATGTGCCAAAATGCCAGAAGGACCATGCGGCCGTCCACGCCCTGATTCTGAACATCTCCGAGCGTTTGAAGTCCCACCAGCAGGTCACATGTTACTTTGATCCCAGTGAACAGCGGGATAGCGTGATCCTGAGCCGTCTGTATGGGAGCAGTGCCGTTTTCCATTCGCTCTTCTGGCCCTCTTGCATGCTCGCAGGGGGCGCCGTCATCATCGTCCTCGTCAAACTCACGCAGTACCTCTCCATACTCTGTGAGCAGATCGGAAAGATCCAGAAGTGA
- the kcnmb3 gene encoding calcium-activated potassium channel subunit beta-3: MFMNSSSPRGSFSVPVNITLQGARRRQTREAFHLPSEQKPQWRKDKDGRSNERAKAQAPVSSVGEERAILLGFSMMAFSILMYFVVGIAVVKPCINSDWQTESNCSLIEVVNTNKWEDCRGISSYPCLQAWVNVTNLSTSVRLRHDEDAVHLSPECFYTPKCQHDKEVLKQEAEIVQQNLSMLLGHTLKCYISPERHPKDAILLKKCEKWQAVYHLLWPSLMLVGGVLLVGLVKFTQHLAHLCSELDREGRDNKHTAMVNGRLYRLLRWRAGSPTTQHDSAN, from the exons ATGTTCATGAACTCTTCATCTCCACGTGGATCTTTTAGTGTTCCTGTTAACATCACCTTACAGGGTGCTAGAAGGCGGCAAACACG GGAGGCGTTCCACCTACCCTCGGAGCAGAAGCCTCAGTGGAGGAAGGACAAGGATGGAAGGAGCAATGAGAGAGCCAAAGCCCAGGCCCCGGTCTCCAGTGTGGGGGAGGAGCGGGCCATCCTCCTGGGTTTCAGCATGATGGCCTTCTCCATTCTCATGTACTTCGTGGTGGGGATAGCTGTGGTGAAGCCGTGCATAAACAG TGACTGGCAAACCGAGTCCAACTGCTCACTGATTGAGGTGGTTAACACGAACAAGTGGGAGGACTGCAGAGGGATAAGCAGCTATCCCTGTCTACAAGCCTGGGTCAACGTCACAAATTTATCGACGAGCGTTCGTCTGCGCCACGACGAGGACGCAGTTCATCTGAGCCCCGAG TGTTTCTACACTCCCAAATGCCAACATGACAAGGAGGTTTTGAAGCAAGAGGCGGAGATTGTCCAACAGAACTTGTCGATGTTACTCGGgcacacactgaaatgttacATCAGCCCCGAGAGGCACCCAAAAGATGCCATATTGCTGAAGAAGTGCGAGAAGTGGCAGGCTGTGTACCACCTGCTTTGGCCCAGTCTGATGCTGGTTGGAGGGGTTCTTCTTGTGGGCCTTGTGAAGTTCACCCAGCATCTTGCCCACCTATGTTCTGAGCTGGACAGAGAGGGCAGAGACAACAAGCACACAGCCATGGTGAACGGTAGGCTTTACCGGCTCCTCAGGTGGAGGGCAGGAAGTCCAACCACACAGCACGACTCTGCCAACTGA